Proteins co-encoded in one Quercus robur chromosome 8, dhQueRobu3.1, whole genome shotgun sequence genomic window:
- the LOC126695166 gene encoding sodium/calcium exchanger NCL1-like isoform X3 yields the protein MDADLCGTSLLMNWFQMVFIKPMNLLHFCFSKEWILVRSASNCMASCHAQIIFKILGPGIFGASAFHVLGALPESLILLASGLLNTKETAQEYVFTGVGLLAGSSIFLLTILWGTCIIASSQDFSNSSQFSNSTQTSRQRLHSLLTGCGISTDLETCYTARIMALSVIPFIIVQSLKIFSSSSAERIVILIAIVVSTVFLFLYFSYQIFEPWIQKRRLEFVKHKNLILSILQHVQKHALGNILTADGAPNVNAIKRLFEEVDRDGDNIISPSDLRELLLEIKFTGTSIDKEKEIGKVMKEFDLDGDQKITMDEFVTGFTKWLDETEHAIDKQYFSKKSLKDVYQVFGPWLLNRRREREMTKDLIQEILRHVQSNVVGGLLKEDGTPDTNSIKRLFEKMEHDSNNCISQHELKELIADIKFGKLPLDVEEAVLKLIEELDTDGDHLINEDEFVSGFAKWLDTTDNQDLSTTESQDDIYQKTWEATDKLVDEKIGNAVVDNSLQAWFKAMMLLVLGIALLAILAEPLIESVQSFSKSASIPSFFISFILVPLATNTRASASAIKEARRKKPRTTSLTFSEIYGGVFMNNILGFSVLLILIYVRELTWEFSAEMLVVLLVCATMGLIASFRPTFPIWTSFLAYLLYPLSLLLVYFFNDVLNYT from the exons AATGGATTCTGGTGAGGAGTGCGAGCAATTGTATGGCTTCTTGCCATGCTCAAATA ATATTCAAAATTCTGGGTCCTGGTATCTTTGGTGCGAGTGCCTTCCACGTCCTTGGTGCCCTTCCTGAGTCCTTAATTCTTCTTG CTTCGGGACTTTTGAACACGAAAGAGACTGCACAAGAGTACGTCTTCACTGGAGTTGGATTGTTGGCCGGGTCATCAATTTTCCTCTTGACAATTCTTTGGGGAACTTGTATTATCGCCAGCAGCCAAGACTTTTCAAATAGCTCTCAGTTTTCTAATTCCACACAAACATCACGTCAAAGACTTCATTCATTATTGACTG GTTGTGGTATCAGTACAGATTTGGAGACATGTTACACTGCCAGGATTATGGCCCTCTCAGTCATACCATTTATCATCGTCCAGTCTCTAAAGatattttcttcatcttctgcgGAACGCATCGTTATCTTGATTGCTATTGTTGTTTCTACAGTATTCCTATTCCTATACTTCTCTTATCAG ATCTTCGAGCCTTGGATTCAGAAAAGAAGATTAGAATTTgtgaaacataaaaatttaatattaagcaTTTTACAACATGTACAAAAACATGCCCTAGGAAATATCCTCACTGCCGATGGGGCACCAAATGTAAATGCGATAAAGAG GCTATTTGAGGAGGTAGATCGAGATGGTGATAATATTATATCACCTTCTGATTTGAGAGAACTGcttcttgaaataaaatttactgGAACATCTATTGATAAGGAGAAAGAAATTGGAAAAGTGATGAAAGAATTTGACCTTGATGGTGACCAAAAAATCACTATGGATGAATTCGTCACTGGCTTCACAAAATGGCTCGATGAGACAGAACATGCTATAGATAAgcaatatttctcaaaaaagtcCTTAAAGGACGTATATCAG GTTTTTGGACCTTGGCTTCTAAACagaaggagagaaagagaaatgacAAAAGACCTTATACAAGAAATATTAAGACATGTTCAAAGCAATGTTGTAGGAGGCCTTCTCAAAGAAGACGGCACACCGGATACAAATAGTATTAAAAG GttgtttgagaaaatggaaCACGACAGCAATAATTGCATATCGCAACATGAACTAAAAGAACTAATTGCGGATATCAAGTTTGGCAAGCTTCCTTTAGATGTGGAGGAAGCAGTTCTTAAATTGATTGAAGAACTTGACACTGATGGTGACCATCTGATTAATGAAGATGAATTTGTTTCTGGATTTGCTAAATGGCTTGACACAACTGACAATCAGGATCTTTCTACAACTGAGTCTCAAGATGATATCTACCAA AAAACTTGGGAAGCGACGGACAAGTTGGTGGACGAAAAGATAGGCAATGCAGTTGTTGACAACTCTTTACAGGCATGGTTCAAGGCTATGATGCTATTGGTGCTTGGCATTGCTCTATTAGCGATTTTAGCGGAACCTCTGATAGAGAGCGTTCAAAGTTTCTCTAAATCTGCAAGTATACCATCTTTCTTCATCTCATTTATTTTAGTCCCGTTGGCTACCAACACTAGAGCATCAGCATCAGCTATAAAGGAAGCTAGACGTAAGAAGCCAAGAACTACTTCTTTGACATTTTCTGAG ATTTATGGTGGAGTATTCATGAACAACATTCTTGGCTTTTCAGTTCTTTTAATCCTAATATATGTGCGTGAATTGACTTGGGAATTCTCTGCTGAAATGCTGGTAGTTCTTCTTGTTTGCGCAACAATGGGCCTTATTGCGAGCTTTCGCCCTACCTTCCCCATTTGGACATCATTCTTGGCGTACCTTCTATATCCATTATCTTTGCTCctagtttattttttcaatgATGTTCTCAATTATACTTAA
- the LOC126695166 gene encoding sodium/calcium exchanger NCL1-like isoform X2 gives MRSNITKLASLILTLSIVILEVHGRRSLRYKSSDELVSDGVHQADESSSLLLLKGMDSGESLVAAGGEQIFKILGPGIFGASAFHVLGALPESLILLASGLLNTKETAQEYVFTGVGLLAGSSIFLLTILWGTCIIASSQDFSNSSQFSNSTQTSRQRLHSLLTGCGISTDLETCYTARIMALSVIPFIIVQSLKIFSSSSAERIVILIAIVVSTVFLFLYFSYQIFEPWIQKRRLEFVKHKNLILSILQHVQKHALGNILTADGAPNVNAIKRLFEEVDRDGDNIISPSDLRELLLEIKFTGTSIDKEKEIGKVMKEFDLDGDQKITMDEFVTGFTKWLDETEHAIDKQYFSKKSLKDVYQVFGPWLLNRRREREMTKDLIQEILRHVQSNVVGGLLKEDGTPDTNSIKRLFEKMEHDSNNCISQHELKELIADIKFGKLPLDVEEAVLKLIEELDTDGDHLINEDEFVSGFAKWLDTTDNQDLSTTESQDDIYQKTWEATDKLVDEKIGNAVVDNSLQAWFKAMMLLVLGIALLAILAEPLIESVQSFSKSASIPSFFISFILVPLATNTRASASAIKEARRKKPRTTSLTFSEIYGGVFMNNILGFSVLLILIYVRELTWEFSAEMLVVLLVCATMGLIASFRPTFPIWTSFLAYLLYPLSLLLVYFFNDVLNYT, from the exons AATGGATTCTG GAGAATCATTGGTGGCCGCTGGGGGCGAGCAGATATTCAAAATTCTGGGTCCTGGTATCTTTGGTGCGAGTGCCTTCCACGTCCTTGGTGCCCTTCCTGAGTCCTTAATTCTTCTTG CTTCGGGACTTTTGAACACGAAAGAGACTGCACAAGAGTACGTCTTCACTGGAGTTGGATTGTTGGCCGGGTCATCAATTTTCCTCTTGACAATTCTTTGGGGAACTTGTATTATCGCCAGCAGCCAAGACTTTTCAAATAGCTCTCAGTTTTCTAATTCCACACAAACATCACGTCAAAGACTTCATTCATTATTGACTG GTTGTGGTATCAGTACAGATTTGGAGACATGTTACACTGCCAGGATTATGGCCCTCTCAGTCATACCATTTATCATCGTCCAGTCTCTAAAGatattttcttcatcttctgcgGAACGCATCGTTATCTTGATTGCTATTGTTGTTTCTACAGTATTCCTATTCCTATACTTCTCTTATCAG ATCTTCGAGCCTTGGATTCAGAAAAGAAGATTAGAATTTgtgaaacataaaaatttaatattaagcaTTTTACAACATGTACAAAAACATGCCCTAGGAAATATCCTCACTGCCGATGGGGCACCAAATGTAAATGCGATAAAGAG GCTATTTGAGGAGGTAGATCGAGATGGTGATAATATTATATCACCTTCTGATTTGAGAGAACTGcttcttgaaataaaatttactgGAACATCTATTGATAAGGAGAAAGAAATTGGAAAAGTGATGAAAGAATTTGACCTTGATGGTGACCAAAAAATCACTATGGATGAATTCGTCACTGGCTTCACAAAATGGCTCGATGAGACAGAACATGCTATAGATAAgcaatatttctcaaaaaagtcCTTAAAGGACGTATATCAG GTTTTTGGACCTTGGCTTCTAAACagaaggagagaaagagaaatgacAAAAGACCTTATACAAGAAATATTAAGACATGTTCAAAGCAATGTTGTAGGAGGCCTTCTCAAAGAAGACGGCACACCGGATACAAATAGTATTAAAAG GttgtttgagaaaatggaaCACGACAGCAATAATTGCATATCGCAACATGAACTAAAAGAACTAATTGCGGATATCAAGTTTGGCAAGCTTCCTTTAGATGTGGAGGAAGCAGTTCTTAAATTGATTGAAGAACTTGACACTGATGGTGACCATCTGATTAATGAAGATGAATTTGTTTCTGGATTTGCTAAATGGCTTGACACAACTGACAATCAGGATCTTTCTACAACTGAGTCTCAAGATGATATCTACCAA AAAACTTGGGAAGCGACGGACAAGTTGGTGGACGAAAAGATAGGCAATGCAGTTGTTGACAACTCTTTACAGGCATGGTTCAAGGCTATGATGCTATTGGTGCTTGGCATTGCTCTATTAGCGATTTTAGCGGAACCTCTGATAGAGAGCGTTCAAAGTTTCTCTAAATCTGCAAGTATACCATCTTTCTTCATCTCATTTATTTTAGTCCCGTTGGCTACCAACACTAGAGCATCAGCATCAGCTATAAAGGAAGCTAGACGTAAGAAGCCAAGAACTACTTCTTTGACATTTTCTGAG ATTTATGGTGGAGTATTCATGAACAACATTCTTGGCTTTTCAGTTCTTTTAATCCTAATATATGTGCGTGAATTGACTTGGGAATTCTCTGCTGAAATGCTGGTAGTTCTTCTTGTTTGCGCAACAATGGGCCTTATTGCGAGCTTTCGCCCTACCTTCCCCATTTGGACATCATTCTTGGCGTACCTTCTATATCCATTATCTTTGCTCctagtttattttttcaatgATGTTCTCAATTATACTTAA
- the LOC126695166 gene encoding sodium/calcium exchanger NCL2-like isoform X1, giving the protein MRSNITKLASLILTLSIVILEVHGRRSLRYKSSDELVSDGVHQADESSSLLLLKGMDSGEECEQLYGFLPCSNSMFGHLFLIVVYEYLLFKGESLVAAGGEQIFKILGPGIFGASAFHVLGALPESLILLASGLLNTKETAQEYVFTGVGLLAGSSIFLLTILWGTCIIASSQDFSNSSQFSNSTQTSRQRLHSLLTGCGISTDLETCYTARIMALSVIPFIIVQSLKIFSSSSAERIVILIAIVVSTVFLFLYFSYQIFEPWIQKRRLEFVKHKNLILSILQHVQKHALGNILTADGAPNVNAIKRLFEEVDRDGDNIISPSDLRELLLEIKFTGTSIDKEKEIGKVMKEFDLDGDQKITMDEFVTGFTKWLDETEHAIDKQYFSKKSLKDVYQVFGPWLLNRRREREMTKDLIQEILRHVQSNVVGGLLKEDGTPDTNSIKRLFEKMEHDSNNCISQHELKELIADIKFGKLPLDVEEAVLKLIEELDTDGDHLINEDEFVSGFAKWLDTTDNQDLSTTESQDDIYQKTWEATDKLVDEKIGNAVVDNSLQAWFKAMMLLVLGIALLAILAEPLIESVQSFSKSASIPSFFISFILVPLATNTRASASAIKEARRKKPRTTSLTFSEIYGGVFMNNILGFSVLLILIYVRELTWEFSAEMLVVLLVCATMGLIASFRPTFPIWTSFLAYLLYPLSLLLVYFFNDVLNYT; this is encoded by the exons AATGGATTCTGGTGAGGAGTGCGAGCAATTGTATGGCTTCTTGCCATGCTCAAATAGTATGTTTGGCCATCTCTTCCTTATTGTAGTTTATGAATACTTGTTGTTCAAAGGAGAATCATTGGTGGCCGCTGGGGGCGAGCAGATATTCAAAATTCTGGGTCCTGGTATCTTTGGTGCGAGTGCCTTCCACGTCCTTGGTGCCCTTCCTGAGTCCTTAATTCTTCTTG CTTCGGGACTTTTGAACACGAAAGAGACTGCACAAGAGTACGTCTTCACTGGAGTTGGATTGTTGGCCGGGTCATCAATTTTCCTCTTGACAATTCTTTGGGGAACTTGTATTATCGCCAGCAGCCAAGACTTTTCAAATAGCTCTCAGTTTTCTAATTCCACACAAACATCACGTCAAAGACTTCATTCATTATTGACTG GTTGTGGTATCAGTACAGATTTGGAGACATGTTACACTGCCAGGATTATGGCCCTCTCAGTCATACCATTTATCATCGTCCAGTCTCTAAAGatattttcttcatcttctgcgGAACGCATCGTTATCTTGATTGCTATTGTTGTTTCTACAGTATTCCTATTCCTATACTTCTCTTATCAG ATCTTCGAGCCTTGGATTCAGAAAAGAAGATTAGAATTTgtgaaacataaaaatttaatattaagcaTTTTACAACATGTACAAAAACATGCCCTAGGAAATATCCTCACTGCCGATGGGGCACCAAATGTAAATGCGATAAAGAG GCTATTTGAGGAGGTAGATCGAGATGGTGATAATATTATATCACCTTCTGATTTGAGAGAACTGcttcttgaaataaaatttactgGAACATCTATTGATAAGGAGAAAGAAATTGGAAAAGTGATGAAAGAATTTGACCTTGATGGTGACCAAAAAATCACTATGGATGAATTCGTCACTGGCTTCACAAAATGGCTCGATGAGACAGAACATGCTATAGATAAgcaatatttctcaaaaaagtcCTTAAAGGACGTATATCAG GTTTTTGGACCTTGGCTTCTAAACagaaggagagaaagagaaatgacAAAAGACCTTATACAAGAAATATTAAGACATGTTCAAAGCAATGTTGTAGGAGGCCTTCTCAAAGAAGACGGCACACCGGATACAAATAGTATTAAAAG GttgtttgagaaaatggaaCACGACAGCAATAATTGCATATCGCAACATGAACTAAAAGAACTAATTGCGGATATCAAGTTTGGCAAGCTTCCTTTAGATGTGGAGGAAGCAGTTCTTAAATTGATTGAAGAACTTGACACTGATGGTGACCATCTGATTAATGAAGATGAATTTGTTTCTGGATTTGCTAAATGGCTTGACACAACTGACAATCAGGATCTTTCTACAACTGAGTCTCAAGATGATATCTACCAA AAAACTTGGGAAGCGACGGACAAGTTGGTGGACGAAAAGATAGGCAATGCAGTTGTTGACAACTCTTTACAGGCATGGTTCAAGGCTATGATGCTATTGGTGCTTGGCATTGCTCTATTAGCGATTTTAGCGGAACCTCTGATAGAGAGCGTTCAAAGTTTCTCTAAATCTGCAAGTATACCATCTTTCTTCATCTCATTTATTTTAGTCCCGTTGGCTACCAACACTAGAGCATCAGCATCAGCTATAAAGGAAGCTAGACGTAAGAAGCCAAGAACTACTTCTTTGACATTTTCTGAG ATTTATGGTGGAGTATTCATGAACAACATTCTTGGCTTTTCAGTTCTTTTAATCCTAATATATGTGCGTGAATTGACTTGGGAATTCTCTGCTGAAATGCTGGTAGTTCTTCTTGTTTGCGCAACAATGGGCCTTATTGCGAGCTTTCGCCCTACCTTCCCCATTTGGACATCATTCTTGGCGTACCTTCTATATCCATTATCTTTGCTCctagtttattttttcaatgATGTTCTCAATTATACTTAA
- the LOC126695166 gene encoding sodium/calcium exchanger NCL2-like isoform X4, with product MRSNITKLASLILTLSIVILEVHGRRSLRYKSSDELVSDGVHQADESSSLLLLKGMDSGEECEQLYGFLPCSNSMFGHLFLIVVYEYLLFKGESLVAAGGEQIFKILGPGIFGASAFHVLGALPESLILLASGLLNTKETAQEYVFTGVGLLAGSSIFLLTILWGTCIIASSQDFSNSSQFSNSTQTSRQRLHSLLTGCGISTDLETCYTARIMALSVIPFIIVQSLKIFSSSSAERIVILIAIVVSTVFLFLYFSYQIFEPWIQKRRLEFVKHKNLILSILQHVQKHALGNILTADGAPNVNAIKRLFEEVDRDGDNIISPSDLRELLLEIKFTGTSIDKEKEIGKVMKEFDLDGDQKITMDEFVTGFTKWLDETEHAIDKQYFSKKSLKDVYQVFGPWLLNRRREREMTKDLIQEILRHVQSNVVGGLLKEDGTPDTNSIKRLFEKMEHDSNNCISQHELKELIADIKFGKLPLDVEEAVLKLIEELDTDGDHLINEDEFVSGFAKWLDTTDNQDLSTTESQDDIYQKTWEATDKLVDEKIGNAVVDNSLQAWFKAMMLLVLGIALLAILAEPLIESVQSFSKSASIPSFFISFILVPLATNTRASASAIKEARRKKPRTTSLTFSEFF from the exons AATGGATTCTGGTGAGGAGTGCGAGCAATTGTATGGCTTCTTGCCATGCTCAAATAGTATGTTTGGCCATCTCTTCCTTATTGTAGTTTATGAATACTTGTTGTTCAAAGGAGAATCATTGGTGGCCGCTGGGGGCGAGCAGATATTCAAAATTCTGGGTCCTGGTATCTTTGGTGCGAGTGCCTTCCACGTCCTTGGTGCCCTTCCTGAGTCCTTAATTCTTCTTG CTTCGGGACTTTTGAACACGAAAGAGACTGCACAAGAGTACGTCTTCACTGGAGTTGGATTGTTGGCCGGGTCATCAATTTTCCTCTTGACAATTCTTTGGGGAACTTGTATTATCGCCAGCAGCCAAGACTTTTCAAATAGCTCTCAGTTTTCTAATTCCACACAAACATCACGTCAAAGACTTCATTCATTATTGACTG GTTGTGGTATCAGTACAGATTTGGAGACATGTTACACTGCCAGGATTATGGCCCTCTCAGTCATACCATTTATCATCGTCCAGTCTCTAAAGatattttcttcatcttctgcgGAACGCATCGTTATCTTGATTGCTATTGTTGTTTCTACAGTATTCCTATTCCTATACTTCTCTTATCAG ATCTTCGAGCCTTGGATTCAGAAAAGAAGATTAGAATTTgtgaaacataaaaatttaatattaagcaTTTTACAACATGTACAAAAACATGCCCTAGGAAATATCCTCACTGCCGATGGGGCACCAAATGTAAATGCGATAAAGAG GCTATTTGAGGAGGTAGATCGAGATGGTGATAATATTATATCACCTTCTGATTTGAGAGAACTGcttcttgaaataaaatttactgGAACATCTATTGATAAGGAGAAAGAAATTGGAAAAGTGATGAAAGAATTTGACCTTGATGGTGACCAAAAAATCACTATGGATGAATTCGTCACTGGCTTCACAAAATGGCTCGATGAGACAGAACATGCTATAGATAAgcaatatttctcaaaaaagtcCTTAAAGGACGTATATCAG GTTTTTGGACCTTGGCTTCTAAACagaaggagagaaagagaaatgacAAAAGACCTTATACAAGAAATATTAAGACATGTTCAAAGCAATGTTGTAGGAGGCCTTCTCAAAGAAGACGGCACACCGGATACAAATAGTATTAAAAG GttgtttgagaaaatggaaCACGACAGCAATAATTGCATATCGCAACATGAACTAAAAGAACTAATTGCGGATATCAAGTTTGGCAAGCTTCCTTTAGATGTGGAGGAAGCAGTTCTTAAATTGATTGAAGAACTTGACACTGATGGTGACCATCTGATTAATGAAGATGAATTTGTTTCTGGATTTGCTAAATGGCTTGACACAACTGACAATCAGGATCTTTCTACAACTGAGTCTCAAGATGATATCTACCAA AAAACTTGGGAAGCGACGGACAAGTTGGTGGACGAAAAGATAGGCAATGCAGTTGTTGACAACTCTTTACAGGCATGGTTCAAGGCTATGATGCTATTGGTGCTTGGCATTGCTCTATTAGCGATTTTAGCGGAACCTCTGATAGAGAGCGTTCAAAGTTTCTCTAAATCTGCAAGTATACCATCTTTCTTCATCTCATTTATTTTAGTCCCGTTGGCTACCAACACTAGAGCATCAGCATCAGCTATAAAGGAAGCTAGACGTAAGAAGCCAAGAACTACTTCTTTGACATTTTCTGAG TTCTTTTAA